One Gossypium hirsutum isolate 1008001.06 chromosome A11, Gossypium_hirsutum_v2.1, whole genome shotgun sequence genomic window carries:
- the LOC107923991 gene encoding autophagy-related protein 18a — translation MATLSASPSPNPNPNPNFRSPTDQTDHDPESLPQMELHPSSDQDPTPNSNRNFHAVLPTPPEATAPAAAAAPSLLHISFNQDHGCFAAGIDHGFRIYNCDPFREIFRRDFDRGGGIGVVEMLFRCNILALVGGGPDPQYPPNKVMIWDDHQSRCIGELSFRSEVRSVRLRRDRIVVVLEQKIFVYNFADLKLLHQIETIANPKGLCAVSQGAGSLVLVCPGLQKGQVRVEHYASKRTKFIMAHDSRIVCFALSQDGQLLATASSKGTLVRIFNTVDGSLLQEVRRGADRAEIYSLAFSSNAQWLAVSSDKGTVHVFSLKINGGSPGIDRSQSASDPVTSPHSSLSFIKGVLPKYFSSEWSVAQFRLVEGSQYIVAFGHQKNTVVILGIDGSFYRCQFDPVNGGEMTQLEYHNFLKPEAAF, via the exons ATGGCTACCCTTTCAGCTAGCCCTagccctaaccctaaccctaaccctaacttcCGTTCCCCAACAGACCAAACCGACCATGACCCGGAATCTCTACCTCAAATGGAGCTTCATCCTTCTTCTGACCAGGACCCCACCCCCAATTCTAACCGTAATTTCCACGCCGTTCTTCCGACTCCACCCGAGGCGACTGCTCCTGCAGCGGCGGCAGCGCCCTCTCTTCTCCACATCTCCTTCAACCAGGACCACGGTTGCTTCGCCGCCGGGATTGATCATGGCTTCCGGATTTACAATTGCGATCCATTCCGCGAGATATTTCGCCGGGATTTCGATCGTGGGGGAGGCATCGGAGTCGTTGAGATGCTTTTCCGGTGCAATATTTTGGCTCTTGTTGGCGGTGGACCTGACCCGCAATACCCACCCAATAAGGTTATGATATGGGACGATCATCAGAGCCGATGCATCGGCGAGCTTTCGTTCCGTTCCGAAGTAAGATCGGTTCGGCTTCGGAGGGATCGAATCGTAGTCGTTTTGGAACAAAAGATTTTCGTCTACAATTTCGCGGATTTGAAGCTGTTGCACCAGATTGAGACTATCGCGAATCCTAAGGGACTCTGCGCGGTGTCTCAGGGGGCTGGGTCCTTGGTTTTGGTTTGCCCTGGATTGCAAAAGGGGCAAGTTAGGGTGGAGCATTACGCCTCCAAGAGGACCAAGTTTATCATGGCTCATGATTCAAGAATTGTGTGCTTCGCGCTTTCGCAGGACGGGCAGTTGCTTGCTACCGCTAGCTCGAAAGGGACGCTGGTTCGAATTTTTAATACTGTTGATGGTAGCTTGCTGCAAGAG GTAAGAAGGGGGGCAGATAGAGCTGAAATTTATAGTTTGGCGTTCTCTTCAAATGCCCAGTGGTTAGCAGTTTCAAGTGACAAAGGCACAGTCCATGTTTTCAGCCTTAAGATTAATGGTGGATCTCCAGGTATTGACAGGTCACAAAGTGCTTCCGACCCTGTTACATCACCCCATTCCTCTCTTTCTTTTATCAAAG GTGTGTTACCCAAGTACTTCAGTTCAGAGTGGTCAGTGGCTCAATTCCGCCTGGTTGAAGGTTCTCAGTACATTGTTGCTTTTGGTCATCAAAAGAATACAGTGGTAATTCTTGGCATTGATGGAAG CTTCTACCGATGCCAATTTGACCCGGTGAATGGTGGGGAAATGACCCAGCTGGAATATCACAACTTTCTGAAGCCTGAGGCAGCTTTCTAA
- the LOC121209754 gene encoding glutathione S-transferase F13 — MALKLYGAAMSPCTSRVMTCLHEKEADFELIPIDLFAGEHKQLPFLAKNPFGQIPALEDGDLSLFESRAISAYVAEKYKEAGHDLIRYQSLKEAAEVKVWMEVESQQYHPAISPIIFQFFAAPLQGKVPDQAIIDENLEKLGNVLSVYEEKLSRTKYLAGDFYSLADLFHLSFTYYFMKTPCANLINERPHVKAWWEDISSRPAFQKVASAMTFGEKGN; from the exons atggccCTCAAGTTGTACGGGGCAGCCATGTCCCCCTGCACTTCTCGTGTGATGACCTGTTTGCATGAAAAAGAAGCTGATTTCGAGCTCATTCCAATCGACCTTTTTGCCGGTGAACACAAGCAGCTTCCTTTCCTAGCCAAGAAC CCCTTTGGTCAGATTCCAGCGTTAGAAGATGGCGATCTCAGTCTTTTTG AATCTAGAGCCATCTCAGCATACGTGGCTGAAAAGTATAAGGAAGCAGGCCATGATCTAATCAGGTACCAAAGCCTAAAAGAAGCGGCTGAGGTGAAAGTGTGGATGGAGGTGGAATCCCAGCAATACCATCCCGCAATTTCCCCGATCATATTCCAGTTCTTTGCGGCACCTCTGCAGGGAAAAGTCCCCGATCAAGCAATCATCGATGAAAACTTAGAGAAGCTAGGCAATGTGCTGAGCGTATACGAGGAGAAACTGAGCCGCACCAAGTACCTTGCGGGTGATTTCTACAGCTTGGCCGATTTGTTCCACTTGTCTTTCACTTACTATTTCATGAAAACCCCTTGTGCTAACCTGATAAATGAGCGTCCACATGTTAAGGCTTGGTGGGAAGATATTTCCTCCAGGCCTGCTTTCCAGAAGGTGGCTTCAGCCATGACTTTCGGCGAGAAGGGGAACTAA